A window of the Helianthus annuus cultivar XRQ/B chromosome 4, HanXRQr2.0-SUNRISE, whole genome shotgun sequence genome harbors these coding sequences:
- the LOC110871979 gene encoding uncharacterized protein LOC110871979 isoform X1 — protein MTRSRSGQPPDLKKYMDKQLRIKLNANQTVVGTLRGFDQFMNLVIDNTVEVNETGKTAADPHVPTWEKTMNVACYLTDPPKGFESYKSLIVGLNSCRLAHAFRENPIIREDWIKDFWNNASAKKGDTVIKSKVQNKVVSISEQDIREVLLFGDAANDPVDYTKEKVMDVLSKMSYEGSYPPTTKKLLHPYWRFLAHVYLVCISGNKSGIDTLTIRQTSGMVSLVEGWKFNYSRCVFDDMMANVKTLNEKYWFKFPRFLQMVLETKYPKLQATVKIYDTKIMNHMVFSMLNQKSRENVKVKYENKKPLIKFGVFSEITEEVPAPVNATVVDEHDVVIIQAPPGSNEPVENVDFTGVESEEDETDDRMIDDAEVSENVGEREAEVNTGSLTAETQNVEEPVSVNPPHTEPVAISTAETEDADEDPMADLPPRKRSRKDPRISREDNSETRTTTESTLPVTSARPPIHYTPSPLSPAIIDFIQNERVAMFIPAPKPGEGSSNSPSDADVVRAAELLQAVAREVEAAARPIQEETHEASSSSDSDDLFEENETTILMRRITVLEEDKIFKDAQIASLMEEVVVKNQKIHELETNLGALTTIVMDMKQKLEGKFLKEFADPPKETTTKERAKEQKEHDEAMDRYIDNPPRTANQKLKKKMVVMRNVGVKRDLQFGDKPDRYVITTEKDKHGNRSSILSWSYNDEMEMFIVKRKSGAVEYYDHSDAFNSWTAVDLRELSNATFHNQTVNPNCKIRWNFFNKLQQHARVNFKDMKLAQSIVQEDEEVVDPATGKPYKTVKWPATKQTKTVLLKELPDNSLKDLQFWMYDPIIGQAVIVCDNAEYRFLDTRDLMCFGENDIKLLAKTRIQSDPQYEVCAKSWTGAVAQIMGFKLWSGQRTRVETQLFGPYVGRRLPDLPELQWKQKKQTKKRK, from the exons ATGACCAGATCCAGATCCGGTCAACCTCCAGATCTTAAAAA GTATATGGACAAGCAATTGCGAA TCAAGCTGAACGCAAATCAGACAGTGGTTGGGACACTTCGTGGTTTTGATCAGTTCATGAACCTCGTCATCGACAACACAGTGGAAGTGAACG AAACTGGAAAAACAGCTGCAGATCCTCATGTCCCTACTTGGGAAAAGACTATGAATGTGGCATGCTATTTGACGGACCCTCCAAAAGGATTCGAATCTTACAAGTCACTTATTGTTGGATTAAACTCATGCAGATTAGCTCAcgcttttcgagaaaatccgatTATACGCGAGGATTGGATAAAAGATTTTTGGAATAATGCATCGGCAAAGAAAGGAGACACAGTAATCAAGTCAAAAGTTCAAAACAAAGTGGTTTCAATTTCCGAGCAAGATATTCGTGAAGTATTGCTTTTTGGGGATGCTGCTAATGATCCAGTTGATTACACGAAGGAGAAAGTTATGGACGTTTTGAGCAAGATGAGTTACGAGGGATCGTATCCTCCCACGACTAAGAAGTTGTTGCACCCTTACTGGAGATTTCTTGCTCATGTTTACTTAGTGTGCATCAGTGGAAACAAAAGTGGCATAGATACATTGACGATTAGGCAGACTTCGGGGATGGTGTCATTAGTAGAGGGATGGAAGTTCAACTACTCCAGATGTGTTTTCGATGATATGATGGCGAACGTCAAAACTTTAAATGAGAAGTATTGGTTCAAGTTTCCCAGATTTCTTCAGATGGTTCTGGAAACCAAGTATCCTAAGCTGCAGGCTACAGTGAAAATCTACGATACTAAGATAATGAACCACATGGTCTTCTCGATGTTGAATCAGAAGTCAAGAGAGAATGTGAAAGTTAAGTATGAGAACAAGAAGCCGTTAATCAAGTTTGGGGTGTTTTCTGAGATTACTGAAGAGGTACCTGCACCAGTGAATGCAACAGTGGTTGACGAACATGATGTTGTGATAATACAAGCCCCTCCTGGGTCGAATGAGCCTGTTGAGAATGTTGATTTCACTGGGGTTGAAAGTGAAGAAGATGAAACTGATGACAGAATGATAGATGATGCTGAAGTGAGTGAGAACGTAGGTGAAAGAGAAGCAGAGGTTAATACTGGGAGCCTCACAGCAGAAACTCAAAATGTTGAAGAGCCAGTCAGTGTGAACCCTCCTCATACTGAACCGGTTGCAATTAGTACTGCTGAAACCGAAGATGCTGATGAAGATCCTATGGCTGATCTTCCTCCTAGGAAACGAAGTAGAAAAGATCCTAGGATCAGTCGTGAGGATAATTCTGAAACAAGAACGACAACAGAATCAACCTTGCCCGTTACTTCTGCACGACCACCAATTCATTACACACCATCACCTCTTAGCCCTGCAATCATTGATTTTATACAAAATGAAAGAGTTGCGATGTTCATACCAGCTCCTAAGCCTGGTGAAGGTTCGAGCAACAGTCCATCGGATGCAGATGTAGTTAGAGCTGCTGAACTATTGCAAGCTGTTGCTAGGGAAGTTGAAGCGGCAGCTAGGCCTATTCAAGAAGAAACACATGAAGCCTCAAGCAGTTCTGATAGCGATGATCTGTTTGAAGAAAATGAAACCACTATTCTGATGCGAAGAATCACTGttcttgaagaagataaaatctTTAAAGATGCTCAGATTGCTAGTTTGATGGAAGAGGTCGTTGTTAAGAATCAGAAAATTCATGAGCTTGAAACGAATCTGGGAGCTCTCACAACCATAGTGATGGATATGAAGCAGAAGCTTGAAGGAAAATTTCTGAAGGAGTTTGCTGATCCTCCTAAGGAAACTACTACTAAGGAGAGAGCCAAAGAACAGAAAGAACACGACGAGGCTATGGATCGTTACATTGACAATCCTCCTCGTACAGCAAATCAGAAATTGAAGAAAAAGATGGTGGTTATGAGGAATGTGGGTGTTAAGAGGGATCTGCAGTTTGGTGATAAACCAGATAGGTATGTGATTACAACTGAAAAGGATAAGCATGGAAACAGGTCTAGCATTCTGAGCTGGTCTTACAATGACGAGATGGAAATGTTCATAGTAAAGAGAAAAAGTGGAGCCGTAGAATACTATGATCATTCTGATGCGTTTAATTCCTGGACAGCGGTAGACCTGAGAGAGTTGAGCAATGCAACCTTTCATAATCAAACTGTAAATCCAAACTGCAAAATTAGATGGAATTTTTTTAACAAGCTACAGCAACATGCTAGAGTTAACTTTAAAGATATGAAGTTAGCTCAATCTATAGTTCAAGAAGATGAAGAGGTTGTGGATCCTGCTACAGGCAAGCCTTACAAGACTGTGAAGTGGCCAGCTACAAAGCAAACTAAGACTGTGCTACTAAAAGAGCTTCCTGACAATAGTCTGAAAGACTTGCAGTTTTGGATGTATGACCCTATTATAGGTCAGGCTGTAATTGTTTGTGATAATGCTGAGTACAGGTTTTTGGATACAAGAGACTTGATGTGCTTTGGTGAGAATGACATTAAGCTCTTGGCGAAAACTCGGATCCAAAGCGACCCTCAATATGAAGTCTGTGCTAAAAGTTGGACGGGTGCTGTAGCTCAGATTATGGGGTTCAAGTTGTGGTCAGGACAACGTACGAGAGTCGAGACTCAACTATTCGGTCCATACGTTGGAAGAAGGTTGCCTGATTTGCCTGAGCTGCAGTGGAAACAGAAGAAACAAACAAAGAAACGCAAGTAA
- the LOC110871979 gene encoding uncharacterized protein LOC110871979 isoform X2 → MTRSRSGQPPDLKKYMDKQLRKTGKTAADPHVPTWEKTMNVACYLTDPPKGFESYKSLIVGLNSCRLAHAFRENPIIREDWIKDFWNNASAKKGDTVIKSKVQNKVVSISEQDIREVLLFGDAANDPVDYTKEKVMDVLSKMSYEGSYPPTTKKLLHPYWRFLAHVYLVCISGNKSGIDTLTIRQTSGMVSLVEGWKFNYSRCVFDDMMANVKTLNEKYWFKFPRFLQMVLETKYPKLQATVKIYDTKIMNHMVFSMLNQKSRENVKVKYENKKPLIKFGVFSEITEEVPAPVNATVVDEHDVVIIQAPPGSNEPVENVDFTGVESEEDETDDRMIDDAEVSENVGEREAEVNTGSLTAETQNVEEPVSVNPPHTEPVAISTAETEDADEDPMADLPPRKRSRKDPRISREDNSETRTTTESTLPVTSARPPIHYTPSPLSPAIIDFIQNERVAMFIPAPKPGEGSSNSPSDADVVRAAELLQAVAREVEAAARPIQEETHEASSSSDSDDLFEENETTILMRRITVLEEDKIFKDAQIASLMEEVVVKNQKIHELETNLGALTTIVMDMKQKLEGKFLKEFADPPKETTTKERAKEQKEHDEAMDRYIDNPPRTANQKLKKKMVVMRNVGVKRDLQFGDKPDRYVITTEKDKHGNRSSILSWSYNDEMEMFIVKRKSGAVEYYDHSDAFNSWTAVDLRELSNATFHNQTVNPNCKIRWNFFNKLQQHARVNFKDMKLAQSIVQEDEEVVDPATGKPYKTVKWPATKQTKTVLLKELPDNSLKDLQFWMYDPIIGQAVIVCDNAEYRFLDTRDLMCFGENDIKLLAKTRIQSDPQYEVCAKSWTGAVAQIMGFKLWSGQRTRVETQLFGPYVGRRLPDLPELQWKQKKQTKKRK, encoded by the exons ATGACCAGATCCAGATCCGGTCAACCTCCAGATCTTAAAAA GTATATGGACAAGCAATTGCGAA AAACTGGAAAAACAGCTGCAGATCCTCATGTCCCTACTTGGGAAAAGACTATGAATGTGGCATGCTATTTGACGGACCCTCCAAAAGGATTCGAATCTTACAAGTCACTTATTGTTGGATTAAACTCATGCAGATTAGCTCAcgcttttcgagaaaatccgatTATACGCGAGGATTGGATAAAAGATTTTTGGAATAATGCATCGGCAAAGAAAGGAGACACAGTAATCAAGTCAAAAGTTCAAAACAAAGTGGTTTCAATTTCCGAGCAAGATATTCGTGAAGTATTGCTTTTTGGGGATGCTGCTAATGATCCAGTTGATTACACGAAGGAGAAAGTTATGGACGTTTTGAGCAAGATGAGTTACGAGGGATCGTATCCTCCCACGACTAAGAAGTTGTTGCACCCTTACTGGAGATTTCTTGCTCATGTTTACTTAGTGTGCATCAGTGGAAACAAAAGTGGCATAGATACATTGACGATTAGGCAGACTTCGGGGATGGTGTCATTAGTAGAGGGATGGAAGTTCAACTACTCCAGATGTGTTTTCGATGATATGATGGCGAACGTCAAAACTTTAAATGAGAAGTATTGGTTCAAGTTTCCCAGATTTCTTCAGATGGTTCTGGAAACCAAGTATCCTAAGCTGCAGGCTACAGTGAAAATCTACGATACTAAGATAATGAACCACATGGTCTTCTCGATGTTGAATCAGAAGTCAAGAGAGAATGTGAAAGTTAAGTATGAGAACAAGAAGCCGTTAATCAAGTTTGGGGTGTTTTCTGAGATTACTGAAGAGGTACCTGCACCAGTGAATGCAACAGTGGTTGACGAACATGATGTTGTGATAATACAAGCCCCTCCTGGGTCGAATGAGCCTGTTGAGAATGTTGATTTCACTGGGGTTGAAAGTGAAGAAGATGAAACTGATGACAGAATGATAGATGATGCTGAAGTGAGTGAGAACGTAGGTGAAAGAGAAGCAGAGGTTAATACTGGGAGCCTCACAGCAGAAACTCAAAATGTTGAAGAGCCAGTCAGTGTGAACCCTCCTCATACTGAACCGGTTGCAATTAGTACTGCTGAAACCGAAGATGCTGATGAAGATCCTATGGCTGATCTTCCTCCTAGGAAACGAAGTAGAAAAGATCCTAGGATCAGTCGTGAGGATAATTCTGAAACAAGAACGACAACAGAATCAACCTTGCCCGTTACTTCTGCACGACCACCAATTCATTACACACCATCACCTCTTAGCCCTGCAATCATTGATTTTATACAAAATGAAAGAGTTGCGATGTTCATACCAGCTCCTAAGCCTGGTGAAGGTTCGAGCAACAGTCCATCGGATGCAGATGTAGTTAGAGCTGCTGAACTATTGCAAGCTGTTGCTAGGGAAGTTGAAGCGGCAGCTAGGCCTATTCAAGAAGAAACACATGAAGCCTCAAGCAGTTCTGATAGCGATGATCTGTTTGAAGAAAATGAAACCACTATTCTGATGCGAAGAATCACTGttcttgaagaagataaaatctTTAAAGATGCTCAGATTGCTAGTTTGATGGAAGAGGTCGTTGTTAAGAATCAGAAAATTCATGAGCTTGAAACGAATCTGGGAGCTCTCACAACCATAGTGATGGATATGAAGCAGAAGCTTGAAGGAAAATTTCTGAAGGAGTTTGCTGATCCTCCTAAGGAAACTACTACTAAGGAGAGAGCCAAAGAACAGAAAGAACACGACGAGGCTATGGATCGTTACATTGACAATCCTCCTCGTACAGCAAATCAGAAATTGAAGAAAAAGATGGTGGTTATGAGGAATGTGGGTGTTAAGAGGGATCTGCAGTTTGGTGATAAACCAGATAGGTATGTGATTACAACTGAAAAGGATAAGCATGGAAACAGGTCTAGCATTCTGAGCTGGTCTTACAATGACGAGATGGAAATGTTCATAGTAAAGAGAAAAAGTGGAGCCGTAGAATACTATGATCATTCTGATGCGTTTAATTCCTGGACAGCGGTAGACCTGAGAGAGTTGAGCAATGCAACCTTTCATAATCAAACTGTAAATCCAAACTGCAAAATTAGATGGAATTTTTTTAACAAGCTACAGCAACATGCTAGAGTTAACTTTAAAGATATGAAGTTAGCTCAATCTATAGTTCAAGAAGATGAAGAGGTTGTGGATCCTGCTACAGGCAAGCCTTACAAGACTGTGAAGTGGCCAGCTACAAAGCAAACTAAGACTGTGCTACTAAAAGAGCTTCCTGACAATAGTCTGAAAGACTTGCAGTTTTGGATGTATGACCCTATTATAGGTCAGGCTGTAATTGTTTGTGATAATGCTGAGTACAGGTTTTTGGATACAAGAGACTTGATGTGCTTTGGTGAGAATGACATTAAGCTCTTGGCGAAAACTCGGATCCAAAGCGACCCTCAATATGAAGTCTGTGCTAAAAGTTGGACGGGTGCTGTAGCTCAGATTATGGGGTTCAAGTTGTGGTCAGGACAACGTACGAGAGTCGAGACTCAACTATTCGGTCCATACGTTGGAAGAAGGTTGCCTGATTTGCCTGAGCTGCAGTGGAAACAGAAGAAACAAACAAAGAAACGCAAGTAA
- the LOC110871979 gene encoding uncharacterized protein LOC110871979 isoform X3: protein MNVACYLTDPPKGFESYKSLIVGLNSCRLAHAFRENPIIREDWIKDFWNNASAKKGDTVIKSKVQNKVVSISEQDIREVLLFGDAANDPVDYTKEKVMDVLSKMSYEGSYPPTTKKLLHPYWRFLAHVYLVCISGNKSGIDTLTIRQTSGMVSLVEGWKFNYSRCVFDDMMANVKTLNEKYWFKFPRFLQMVLETKYPKLQATVKIYDTKIMNHMVFSMLNQKSRENVKVKYENKKPLIKFGVFSEITEEVPAPVNATVVDEHDVVIIQAPPGSNEPVENVDFTGVESEEDETDDRMIDDAEVSENVGEREAEVNTGSLTAETQNVEEPVSVNPPHTEPVAISTAETEDADEDPMADLPPRKRSRKDPRISREDNSETRTTTESTLPVTSARPPIHYTPSPLSPAIIDFIQNERVAMFIPAPKPGEGSSNSPSDADVVRAAELLQAVAREVEAAARPIQEETHEASSSSDSDDLFEENETTILMRRITVLEEDKIFKDAQIASLMEEVVVKNQKIHELETNLGALTTIVMDMKQKLEGKFLKEFADPPKETTTKERAKEQKEHDEAMDRYIDNPPRTANQKLKKKMVVMRNVGVKRDLQFGDKPDRYVITTEKDKHGNRSSILSWSYNDEMEMFIVKRKSGAVEYYDHSDAFNSWTAVDLRELSNATFHNQTVNPNCKIRWNFFNKLQQHARVNFKDMKLAQSIVQEDEEVVDPATGKPYKTVKWPATKQTKTVLLKELPDNSLKDLQFWMYDPIIGQAVIVCDNAEYRFLDTRDLMCFGENDIKLLAKTRIQSDPQYEVCAKSWTGAVAQIMGFKLWSGQRTRVETQLFGPYVGRRLPDLPELQWKQKKQTKKRK from the coding sequence ATGAATGTGGCATGCTATTTGACGGACCCTCCAAAAGGATTCGAATCTTACAAGTCACTTATTGTTGGATTAAACTCATGCAGATTAGCTCAcgcttttcgagaaaatccgatTATACGCGAGGATTGGATAAAAGATTTTTGGAATAATGCATCGGCAAAGAAAGGAGACACAGTAATCAAGTCAAAAGTTCAAAACAAAGTGGTTTCAATTTCCGAGCAAGATATTCGTGAAGTATTGCTTTTTGGGGATGCTGCTAATGATCCAGTTGATTACACGAAGGAGAAAGTTATGGACGTTTTGAGCAAGATGAGTTACGAGGGATCGTATCCTCCCACGACTAAGAAGTTGTTGCACCCTTACTGGAGATTTCTTGCTCATGTTTACTTAGTGTGCATCAGTGGAAACAAAAGTGGCATAGATACATTGACGATTAGGCAGACTTCGGGGATGGTGTCATTAGTAGAGGGATGGAAGTTCAACTACTCCAGATGTGTTTTCGATGATATGATGGCGAACGTCAAAACTTTAAATGAGAAGTATTGGTTCAAGTTTCCCAGATTTCTTCAGATGGTTCTGGAAACCAAGTATCCTAAGCTGCAGGCTACAGTGAAAATCTACGATACTAAGATAATGAACCACATGGTCTTCTCGATGTTGAATCAGAAGTCAAGAGAGAATGTGAAAGTTAAGTATGAGAACAAGAAGCCGTTAATCAAGTTTGGGGTGTTTTCTGAGATTACTGAAGAGGTACCTGCACCAGTGAATGCAACAGTGGTTGACGAACATGATGTTGTGATAATACAAGCCCCTCCTGGGTCGAATGAGCCTGTTGAGAATGTTGATTTCACTGGGGTTGAAAGTGAAGAAGATGAAACTGATGACAGAATGATAGATGATGCTGAAGTGAGTGAGAACGTAGGTGAAAGAGAAGCAGAGGTTAATACTGGGAGCCTCACAGCAGAAACTCAAAATGTTGAAGAGCCAGTCAGTGTGAACCCTCCTCATACTGAACCGGTTGCAATTAGTACTGCTGAAACCGAAGATGCTGATGAAGATCCTATGGCTGATCTTCCTCCTAGGAAACGAAGTAGAAAAGATCCTAGGATCAGTCGTGAGGATAATTCTGAAACAAGAACGACAACAGAATCAACCTTGCCCGTTACTTCTGCACGACCACCAATTCATTACACACCATCACCTCTTAGCCCTGCAATCATTGATTTTATACAAAATGAAAGAGTTGCGATGTTCATACCAGCTCCTAAGCCTGGTGAAGGTTCGAGCAACAGTCCATCGGATGCAGATGTAGTTAGAGCTGCTGAACTATTGCAAGCTGTTGCTAGGGAAGTTGAAGCGGCAGCTAGGCCTATTCAAGAAGAAACACATGAAGCCTCAAGCAGTTCTGATAGCGATGATCTGTTTGAAGAAAATGAAACCACTATTCTGATGCGAAGAATCACTGttcttgaagaagataaaatctTTAAAGATGCTCAGATTGCTAGTTTGATGGAAGAGGTCGTTGTTAAGAATCAGAAAATTCATGAGCTTGAAACGAATCTGGGAGCTCTCACAACCATAGTGATGGATATGAAGCAGAAGCTTGAAGGAAAATTTCTGAAGGAGTTTGCTGATCCTCCTAAGGAAACTACTACTAAGGAGAGAGCCAAAGAACAGAAAGAACACGACGAGGCTATGGATCGTTACATTGACAATCCTCCTCGTACAGCAAATCAGAAATTGAAGAAAAAGATGGTGGTTATGAGGAATGTGGGTGTTAAGAGGGATCTGCAGTTTGGTGATAAACCAGATAGGTATGTGATTACAACTGAAAAGGATAAGCATGGAAACAGGTCTAGCATTCTGAGCTGGTCTTACAATGACGAGATGGAAATGTTCATAGTAAAGAGAAAAAGTGGAGCCGTAGAATACTATGATCATTCTGATGCGTTTAATTCCTGGACAGCGGTAGACCTGAGAGAGTTGAGCAATGCAACCTTTCATAATCAAACTGTAAATCCAAACTGCAAAATTAGATGGAATTTTTTTAACAAGCTACAGCAACATGCTAGAGTTAACTTTAAAGATATGAAGTTAGCTCAATCTATAGTTCAAGAAGATGAAGAGGTTGTGGATCCTGCTACAGGCAAGCCTTACAAGACTGTGAAGTGGCCAGCTACAAAGCAAACTAAGACTGTGCTACTAAAAGAGCTTCCTGACAATAGTCTGAAAGACTTGCAGTTTTGGATGTATGACCCTATTATAGGTCAGGCTGTAATTGTTTGTGATAATGCTGAGTACAGGTTTTTGGATACAAGAGACTTGATGTGCTTTGGTGAGAATGACATTAAGCTCTTGGCGAAAACTCGGATCCAAAGCGACCCTCAATATGAAGTCTGTGCTAAAAGTTGGACGGGTGCTGTAGCTCAGATTATGGGGTTCAAGTTGTGGTCAGGACAACGTACGAGAGTCGAGACTCAACTATTCGGTCCATACGTTGGAAGAAGGTTGCCTGATTTGCCTGAGCTGCAGTGGAAACAGAAGAAACAAACAAAGAAACGCAAGTAA